One Burkholderia sp. WP9 genomic window, CGGGCTCGGCGCTTGCGGTAATGCGCTGCTGCTGTTTCTCGGCCTGCGCAAACGCGGCATCTATACGCCGTCGAGCGGCTGGCTGAAATTCTTCGTGCAGTTGCTCGGCGCCTGCCTGGTGCTGGCTGGCGCGATGCACTGGCTGGCGATCAGCTTTGACTGGATCGGCTTGCATAGCCGGCCGGTCGACCGCATGGCGTTGCTCGCAGCGTGCCTCGTTCTGTTCGCCGCGCTATATTTCGGTATGCTTTGGCTGATGGGCTTCAAGTACGCGTATTTCAAAAGGCGAGCGAAGTGATCACGATGACGCGAGTTCTCGACTATTTCAGCACGCTGGTTGCCGAAGACGACAGTCTTCCGTTGACCGAGGCGGCGCTCTCGCTCGCGCAGGATGCTTATCCCGACCTCGATCTGCAAGCCACGCTCGCCGAGATCGACGAGCTGGTGGTGCGTCTGCAGCGGCGCATGCCGGACGACGCCGACATCAAGCAGAAAGTCGGCATTCTGAACCGGTTCTTCTTTCGCGAGCTGGGTTTCGCCAGCAATCTCAACGACTATTACGACCCGGACAACAGCCATCTGAACGCGGTGCTCAAGCGGCGCCGCGGCATTCCGATTTCGCTGGCCGTGCTGTATCTGGAGATGGCTGAGCAGATCGGCGTTCCGGCGCGCGGCGTGTCTTTTCCCGGCCACTTCCTGTTGCGCGTGACCACGCCCGACGGCGACGTGATGCTCGATCCGACCAGCGGACATTCGCTGTCCGAGTCGGAGATGGTGGAGATGCTGGAGCCTTATGTCGCGTCGGCGGGCGAATCGGTGAGCAGGGCGCTGCGCATGCTGCTGCAACCGGCCACGCGCCGCGAGATCATCGCCCGCATGCTGCGCAACCTGAAGTCCACGTATCTTCAGACGGAACGCTGGCAGCGTTTGCTGGCGGTGCAGCAGCGTCTCGTGATCCTGCTGCCGGAGAGTATCGAAGAAGTGCGCGACCGCGGCTTCGCGTATGCACGGCTCGATTACCTGCGCCCCGCGCTCGAAGACCTGGAGCGTTATCTCGGCGACCGGCCGGATGCCGAAGACGCGACCGTGGTCGAGTCGCAATTGCACGAACTGCGTCAGCGCACCCAGCACAACGATCGCGACTAGGCAGTGCGCAGTGGGGGTAGCGCCCGCTGGTACGGCTCAAAACAAAACGCCTGCATACATTCGTATGCAGGCGTTTTTCATTGACGCGCCCCTTTCAGACGGCACGCCGCATGGACGCTCACTTCGGCTGCATGCGGATCGCGCCGTCCAGGCGGATCACTTCACCATTGAGCATCGGGTTGTCGAAGATCTGCTTGGCCAGCATCGCGTACTCCGCCGGTTTGCCGAGACGCGGTGGGAACGGCACCATCGCGCCGAGGGCGTCCTGCACTTCCTGCGGCATGCCGAGCAGCATGGGCGTTTCGAAAATGCCCGGCGCAATGGTCATCACGCGGATTGCGTTGCGCGACAGGTCACGGGCAATGGGCAGCGTCATGCCGACCACGCCGCTCTTGGACGCGGCATAAGCCGCCTGGCCGATCTGGCCATCGTAGGCGGCCACCGACGCCGTATTGATGATCACGCCACGCTCGCCATTCGCATTCGGCTCGTTCTTCGACATGGCTGCGGCGGCAAGCCGGATCATGTTGAACGTGCCGATCAGGTTGATCGAGATGGTGCGCGCGAACGAATCGAGCGGATGGGGGCCGTCCTTGCCGACCGTTTTGATGGCAGGCGCGACACCCGCGCAATTGACGAGGCCGCGCAGCGTGCCGAGTTTGGTGGCGGCATCGACGGCTTGCGTGGCGTCGTCTTCGCGGCTGACGTCGCATTTGACGAAGACACCGCCGAGTTCCCTGGCGAGCGCCTCGCCGGCCTCCACATTCAGGTCGGCGAGCACCACCTTGCCGCCATTTTGGACGAGCAGGCGCGCCGTGGCTGCGCCCAAGCCTGACGCACCGCCGGTGATCAGGAACACATTGTCACGAATCTCCATGTCTTCTCCTTTGCTACGGTTCAGTAGTGTCTAGATCGAATATTTTCTCGATGATCGATTGTAACGACTATGCTGCAACGCGGAAAGCGCGACGGGCTGAAAGCAAACCATTATGGATGGCTAAGTAATGCGAGGTGCGGCGCGCAGAGAACGGGCACTGCATCCGCGCAATGCAATAAAAAACCCGCCGGCAAGGGCGGGTCCTATTGAAACAAACGCAAACGAAAATGCGCTTATTTCAATGCCTCGAATGCGCGTTCACGAATTTCCTCGACGCTGCCGAGCCCCGAAATGCGGCGATACTGCGGCGCCTTCAACGAGGTCGACGAATCGCCGTTCTTCGCCCAGGTGTTGTAGTACTCGATCAACGGCTTGGTTTGCGCCTCGTACACTTCCAGACGCTTCTTGACCGTTTCTTCCTTGTCGTCGTCGCGCTGGATCAGCGGTTCGCCTGTTACGTCGTCCACGCCTTCCACTTTCGGCGGATTGAACTTGACGTGATACGTACGGCCCGACGCGGCGTGCGAACGGCGACCGCTCATACGCAAGATGATCTCGTCGAACGGCACGTCGATCTCCAGCACGTAGTCGATCGCGACGCCGGCCTGCTTCATCGCCTCGGCTTGCGGGATGGTGCGCGGAAAACCGTCGAACAGGTAGC contains:
- a CDS encoding SirB1 family protein → MTRVLDYFSTLVAEDDSLPLTEAALSLAQDAYPDLDLQATLAEIDELVVRLQRRMPDDADIKQKVGILNRFFFRELGFASNLNDYYDPDNSHLNAVLKRRRGIPISLAVLYLEMAEQIGVPARGVSFPGHFLLRVTTPDGDVMLDPTSGHSLSESEMVEMLEPYVASAGESVSRALRMLLQPATRREIIARMLRNLKSTYLQTERWQRLLAVQQRLVILLPESIEEVRDRGFAYARLDYLRPALEDLERYLGDRPDAEDATVVESQLHELRQRTQHNDRD
- the adk gene encoding adenylate kinase; amino-acid sequence: MRLILLGAPGAGKGTQATFIKEKFGIPQISTGDMLRAAVKAGTPLGLEAKRFMDAGELVTDELIINLVKERLQQADCANGYLFDGFPRTIPQAEAMKQAGVAIDYVLEIDVPFDEIILRMSGRRSHAASGRTYHVKFNPPKVEGVDDVTGEPLIQRDDDKEETVKKRLEVYEAQTKPLIEYYNTWAKNGDSSTSLKAPQYRRISGLGSVEEIRERAFEALK
- a CDS encoding 3-hydroxyacyl-CoA dehydrogenase translates to MEIRDNVFLITGGASGLGAATARLLVQNGGKVVLADLNVEAGEALARELGGVFVKCDVSREDDATQAVDAATKLGTLRGLVNCAGVAPAIKTVGKDGPHPLDSFARTISINLIGTFNMIRLAAAAMSKNEPNANGERGVIINTASVAAYDGQIGQAAYAASKSGVVGMTLPIARDLSRNAIRVMTIAPGIFETPMLLGMPQEVQDALGAMVPFPPRLGKPAEYAMLAKQIFDNPMLNGEVIRLDGAIRMQPK